The following are from one region of the Prionailurus bengalensis isolate Pbe53 chromosome A2, Fcat_Pben_1.1_paternal_pri, whole genome shotgun sequence genome:
- the LRRC4 gene encoding leucine-rich repeat-containing protein 4, producing the protein MKLLWQVTVHHTWNAVLLPVVYLTAQVWILCAAIAAAASAGPQNCPSVCSCSNQFSKVVCTRRGLSEVPQGIPSNTRYLNLMENNIQMIQADTFRHLHHLEVLQLGRNSIRQIEVGAFNGLASLNTLELFDNWLTVIPSGAFEYLSKLRELWLRNNPIESIPSYAFNRVPSLMRLDLGELKKLEYISEGAFEGLFNLKYLNLGMCNIKDMPNLTPLVGLEELEMSGNHFPEIRPGSFHGLSSLKKLWVMNSQVSLIERNAFDGLASLVELNLAHNNLSSLPHDLFTPLRYLVELHLHHNPWNCDCDILWLAWWLREYIPTNSTCCGRCHAPLHMRGRYLVEVDQASFQCSAPFIMDAPRDLNISEGRMAELKCRTPPMSSVKWLLPNGTVLSHASRHPRISVLNDGTLNFSHVLLSDTGVYTCMVTNVAGNSNASAYLNVSTAELNTSNYSFFTTVTVETTEISPEDTTRKYKPVPTTSTGYQPAYTTSTTVLIQTTRVPKQVPATDTNDKMQTSLDEVMKTTKIIIGCFVAVTLLAAAMLIVFYKLRKRHQQRSTVTAARTVEIIQVDEDIPAAASAAATAAPSGVSGEGAVVLPTIHDHINYNTYKPAHGAHWTENSLGNSLHPAVTTISEPYIIQTHTKDKVQETQI; encoded by the coding sequence ATGAAGCTCTTGTGGCAGGTAACTGTGCACCACACCTGGAATGCCGTCCTGCTCCCCGTCGTCTACCTCACGGCGCAAGTGTGGATTCTGTGTGCAGCCATCGCCGCTGCCGCCTCCGCCGGGCCCCAGAACTGCCCATCCGTTTGCTCGTGCAGTAACCAGTTCAGCAAGGTGGTGTGCACCCGTCGGGGCCTCTCCGAGGTCCCTCAGGGTATTCCCTCCAACACCCGGTACCTCAACCTCATGGAAAACAATATCCAGATGATCCAGGCCGACACCTTTCGCCACCTCCACCACCTGGAGGTCCTGCAGCTGGGCAGGAACTCCATCCGGCAGATCGAGGTGGGGGCCTTCAACGGCCTGGCCAGCCTCAACACCCTGGAGCTGTTTGACAACTGGCTGACAGTCATCCCCAGTGGGGCCTTTGAGTACCTGTCCAAGCTGCGGGAGCTCTGGCTTCGCAACAACCCCATAGAAAGCATCCCCTCTTATGCCTTCAACCGGGTGCCCTCCCTCATGCGCTTGGACTTGGGGGAGCTCAAGAAGCTGGAGTACATCTCTGAGGGCGCTTTTGAGGGACTGTTCAACCTCAAGTACCTGAACCTGGGCATGTGCAACATTAAAGATATGCCCAATCTGACCCCCCTGGTGGGGCTGGAGGAGCTGGAGATGTCAGGGAACCACTTCCCTGAGATCAGGCCTGGCTCCTTCCACGGCCTCAGCTCCCTCAAGAAGCTttgggtcatgaactcacaggtCAGCCTGATTGAGCGGAACGCTTTTGATGGGCTGGCCTCACTTGTGGAACTCAACCTGGCCCACAACAACCTCTCTTCTTTGCCCCATGACCTCTTCACCCCACTGAGGTACCTTGTGGAGTTGCACCTACACCACAATCCCTGGAACTGCGATTGTGACATTCTGTGGCTAGCCTGGTGGCTTCGGGAGTACATACCCACCAATTCTACCTGCTGCGGCCGCTGTCATGCTCCCCTGCACATGCGTGGCCGCTACCTGGTGGAGGTGGACCAGGCCTCCTTCCAGTGCTCTGCCCCCTTCATCATGGATGCCCCTCGGGATCTCAACATCTCCGAGGGTCGGATGGCGGAACTGAAGTGTCGGACTCCCCCAATGTCCTCCGTGAAGTGGCTGCTGCCCAATGGGACAGTGCTCAGCCACGCCTCCCGCCACCCGAGGATCTCTGTCCTCAACGACGGCACCTTGAACTTTTCCCACGTGCTGCTCTCTGACACCGGGGTATACACTTGCATGGTGACCAACGTGGCAGGCAACTCCAACGCCTCGGCCTACCTCAACGTGAGCACGGCCGAGCTCAACACCTCCAACTACAGCTTCTTCACCACAGTCACAGTGGAGACCACTGAGATCTCACCTGAGGATACGACGCGCAAGTACAAGCCTGTTCCTACGACGTCCACTGGTTATCAGCCGGCATATACCACCTCCACCACGGTGCTCATTCAGACCACCCGTGTGCCCAAGCAGGTACCCGCGACAGACACCAATGATAAGATGCAGACCAGCCTGGATGAAGTCATGAAGACCACCAAGATCATCATTGGCTGCTTTGTGGCAGTGACTCTGCTAGCTGCCGCCATGTTGATTGTCTTCTACAAACTTCGTAAGCGGCACCAGCAGAGGAGTACAGTCACAGCCGCCCGGACAGTTGAGATCATCCAGGTGGACGAAGACATCCCAGCGGCGGCGTCTGCGGCAGCAACAGCAGCTCCGTCCGGTGTATCAGGTGAGGGGGCAGTAGTGCTGCCCACAATTCATGACCATATTAACTACAACACCTACAAACCAGCACATGGGGCCCACTGGACAGAAAACAGCCTGGGGAACTCTCTGCACCCCGCAGTCACCACAATCTCTGAACCTTATATAATTCAGACCCATACCAAGGACAAGGTACAGGAAACTCAAATatga